Proteins encoded together in one Candidatus Xianfuyuplasma coldseepsis window:
- the argF gene encoding ornithine carbamoyltransferase has protein sequence MNLQHRNFITLLDFTTKEIEYLLELSATLKQEKYDGIEHKVLPNKNVVLLFQKDSTRTRCAFEVGALDLGMGVTYLGPNGSQMNKKESVKDTARVLGRMYDGIEFRGYKQEHVELLGEHAGVPVWNGLTDQYHPTQILADFLTIQEHFGRLQGIKFAYVGDSRNNMGNSLMIGSAKMGLHFTGVAPKELWPEQALIDQCLEIAKDTGATITFTEDKMEGTKDVDVIYTDVWVSMGEPKEVWNERIAQLSPYQVDMSTLKNASDKAIFMHCLPAFHGKDTDVGAQIASDFGDVYPTVKNGEMEVTDEVIESPQSVVFQEAENRMHTIKAVMLATLRDHHE, from the coding sequence ATGAACTTACAACATCGTAATTTTATTACACTACTTGATTTCACTACAAAAGAAATTGAGTATCTTTTAGAATTATCAGCTACCTTAAAACAAGAAAAATACGACGGAATCGAACACAAAGTACTACCTAACAAAAACGTTGTATTACTCTTCCAAAAAGACTCCACAAGAACACGTTGTGCCTTTGAAGTTGGGGCATTAGACCTTGGCATGGGTGTCACCTACTTAGGACCAAACGGAAGTCAAATGAACAAAAAAGAATCCGTCAAAGATACCGCCCGAGTGCTGGGACGGATGTACGATGGAATAGAATTTCGTGGGTACAAACAAGAACACGTTGAACTCCTTGGTGAACACGCTGGGGTACCGGTTTGGAATGGATTAACCGATCAATACCATCCCACTCAAATCCTCGCTGATTTCTTAACCATCCAAGAACATTTTGGACGTCTACAAGGAATCAAATTCGCCTACGTCGGTGACTCGCGCAACAACATGGGAAACAGTTTAATGATTGGGTCGGCAAAAATGGGGCTTCACTTTACTGGGGTTGCACCAAAAGAACTATGGCCTGAACAAGCGCTAATTGATCAATGTCTAGAAATTGCCAAAGATACCGGCGCAACAATCACCTTCACCGAAGATAAAATGGAAGGAACCAAAGATGTTGATGTCATCTACACCGATGTCTGGGTATCGATGGGTGAACCCAAAGAAGTATGGAATGAACGAATCGCTCAACTATCGCCCTATCAAGTGGATATGAGCACCTTGAAAAACGCATCGGATAAGGCCATTTTTATGCACTGTCTTCCCGCATTCCACGGTAAAGACACCGATGTTGGTGCCCAAATCGCCAGTGACTTTGGAGACGTATATCCAACCGTGAAAAACGGTGAAATGGAAGTCACCGATGAAGTGATTGAATCCCCACAATCCGTCGTTTTCCAAGAAGCCGAAAACCGGATGCATACGATTAAAGCTGTGATGCTTGCTACCTTGCGTGATCACCATGAGTAG
- a CDS encoding glutamate mutase L, which yields MKIDVLVAEIGSTTTIVNAFNIHQSNPSFLGRGVANTTVASDVTIGLNLAIKNLQNNLHTDSIEYSEMFATSSAAGGLKVTVHGLVYEMTVRASKEAALNAGANIHLVTAGKVKHRDLKRIKNIQPNIIIVAGGTDYGEYETALYNIEKILHLNLDIPIIYAGNIDNHHDIKEFFAKHHKQDLLKIVENVYPRVDYLNILPLRKVIYQTFEENIIHAPGMNHIHDMVNQNIMPTPGSVMEATMMLYEHLGNVMTIDVGGATTDIHSVAEPSDEYKEYQEGEPRSKRTVEGDLGVFINHKNVVRLFEDNTLSIASGLSEDTLNKLLENYTYIPTTKDQKTLVYQLTKKCTELALDRHVGDLRRVFTSSGQKIIPEGKDLTKVQFVILTGGALVNLSHTEKIIDEYIRTNHRKLLPNKNVTILKDHDYIMASLGVLSLKYPEKSVRLLRKTLRIE from the coding sequence ATGAAGATTGATGTTTTAGTTGCTGAAATCGGTTCAACAACTACCATCGTGAATGCCTTTAATATCCACCAATCAAACCCTAGCTTTTTAGGACGTGGTGTTGCCAACACCACAGTCGCCTCAGATGTTACGATCGGTCTTAATTTAGCCATCAAAAACCTACAAAATAACCTTCACACAGACAGTATCGAATACAGTGAAATGTTTGCAACAAGTAGTGCTGCTGGAGGACTAAAAGTAACCGTCCATGGACTGGTTTACGAAATGACGGTTAGAGCCTCCAAAGAAGCTGCTTTAAACGCAGGAGCAAACATTCATTTAGTAACAGCTGGAAAGGTTAAACATCGTGATTTAAAGCGGATTAAAAACATTCAACCAAACATCATTATTGTCGCTGGAGGGACCGATTATGGAGAGTATGAAACAGCACTCTATAACATTGAGAAAATCCTCCACTTGAATCTTGATATTCCAATCATTTATGCTGGAAATATTGATAATCATCATGACATTAAAGAGTTTTTTGCTAAGCATCATAAACAAGATCTCCTTAAAATTGTCGAAAATGTATATCCACGAGTTGATTATTTGAATATCTTACCGCTTCGAAAAGTCATTTACCAAACATTTGAAGAAAATATTATTCATGCACCAGGAATGAATCACATCCATGACATGGTTAATCAAAATATCATGCCTACTCCAGGTAGTGTAATGGAAGCGACAATGATGCTCTATGAACACTTAGGTAATGTCATGACAATCGATGTTGGTGGGGCTACCACTGACATCCATTCTGTCGCAGAACCAAGCGATGAATACAAAGAATATCAAGAGGGTGAGCCGCGCTCAAAACGTACTGTTGAAGGTGATTTAGGAGTATTTATTAATCACAAAAATGTCGTTCGACTCTTTGAAGATAACACATTAAGTATTGCATCCGGACTATCAGAAGATACACTAAATAAACTACTAGAAAACTATACATATATCCCCACAACGAAAGATCAAAAGACACTTGTTTACCAACTAACAAAAAAGTGTACTGAACTAGCGCTAGACCGCCATGTTGGTGATTTAAGACGAGTATTTACAAGCTCGGGTCAAAAGATTATACCAGAAGGAAAAGACCTAACCAAAGTTCAATTTGTTATCTTAACTGGAGGGGCATTGGTAAACTTAAGTCATACCGAAAAGATCATAGATGAGTATATTCGAACGAATCACCGAAAACTACTCCCAAACAAGAATGTAACGATTCTAAAAGACCATGATTACATCATGGCATCGTTAGGAGTACTTTCATTGAAATATCCAGAGAAAAGTGTACGACTACTTAGAAAAACGTTAAGAATTGAGTGA
- a CDS encoding ornithine aminomutase subunit alpha, with the protein MKERIDDFETRREHLKHMSDQELKQYFLQLADKIVDPLLDLAYKNTSKSIERSILLRMGFNSLEAKTIVDILHENNLLRKGSGQCVYLVSKKFNVTIRKAGEFIENNKGIEFLLSHFEVTS; encoded by the coding sequence ATGAAAGAACGTATCGATGACTTTGAGACAAGACGTGAACATTTAAAACACATGTCCGATCAAGAACTCAAACAATACTTCTTACAACTCGCAGATAAAATTGTCGATCCCCTACTGGATTTGGCATATAAAAACACGTCCAAATCGATTGAACGAAGTATCCTACTTCGGATGGGATTCAATAGTTTAGAAGCGAAGACAATCGTTGACATTTTACATGAAAATAACCTGCTACGAAAAGGTAGTGGTCAATGCGTATATTTAGTATCAAAGAAGTTCAATGTTACTATTAGAAAAGCAGGAGAATTCATTGAAAATAATAAGGGAATTGAGTTCCTTTTGTCCCATTTTGAGGTGACATCATGA
- the alr gene encoding alanine racemase, with protein sequence MNRYRETYAEINLKHLYHNLKSIQKIVHPKTVIPVVKADAYGHGAVEVVRYLIDKGIDYFAVSLLEEALELRRVYPNIELLCMGIIENEGLLIASENNITVTMSNFNQLQNCPKLSKTLKIHLKVDTGMNRLGFKSDHDIKEVIDEIQKNEKFFLEGIFTHFSTADENISYYKKQLNRFDDIFTNLNFKFKMIHVSNSSSQIQFEKDLPWTTHTRLGISLYGLTYIDHIKFLKNTFTLKTKISQLNRLTAGEFVGYGASYESSGQEIIAVLPIGYADGFIRKNTGGFVEINHKRYPIVGRICMDMTFVKVDESVQLHDEVILFGGLISIDEVADRLDTINYEVICQISKRVPRIYKK encoded by the coding sequence ATGAATAGATATCGTGAAACGTATGCTGAGATTAATTTAAAGCACTTATACCACAACTTAAAATCGATCCAAAAAATAGTACATCCAAAAACAGTGATCCCAGTAGTTAAGGCTGATGCGTATGGTCATGGCGCAGTAGAGGTTGTACGGTACTTGATTGATAAAGGTATTGACTACTTTGCGGTAAGTCTCTTAGAAGAAGCCCTTGAACTGAGAAGAGTTTACCCTAATATTGAACTACTTTGCATGGGTATTATTGAAAACGAAGGCTTACTCATTGCAAGTGAGAATAACATTACTGTTACAATGAGTAATTTCAATCAACTCCAAAATTGTCCAAAATTGTCAAAAACTCTAAAAATTCATCTCAAAGTTGACACTGGTATGAATCGACTTGGATTTAAGTCGGATCATGATATTAAAGAAGTAATTGATGAAATTCAAAAAAATGAAAAATTTTTCCTTGAAGGAATTTTCACTCATTTTAGCACTGCTGATGAAAATATTTCATACTATAAAAAACAGTTGAATAGATTTGATGATATTTTCACGAATTTAAATTTCAAGTTCAAAATGATTCATGTTTCAAATTCGAGTTCTCAAATTCAATTTGAGAAGGATCTACCATGGACTACCCATACCCGACTCGGAATTAGCTTATATGGTTTAACTTATATCGACCATATCAAATTTTTAAAGAACACATTTACCCTAAAAACTAAAATCAGTCAACTAAATAGACTGACCGCTGGTGAGTTTGTTGGTTATGGTGCAAGTTATGAATCTAGTGGTCAAGAAATTATTGCCGTCTTACCAATCGGATATGCTGATGGGTTTATCCGAAAGAATACGGGTGGTTTTGTTGAGATAAATCACAAACGTTATCCTATTGTTGGACGGATTTGTATGGACATGACTTTTGTTAAAGTTGACGAGTCTGTACAACTACACGATGAGGTTATTTTGTTCGGTGGTTTAATTTCAATTGATGAGGTTGCTGATCGATTGGATACAATTAATTATGAAGTCATTTGTCAGATATCAAAACGTGTACCACGTATATATAAAAAATAG
- the orr gene encoding ornithine racemase Orr, translating into MYPSIIIDLKKFRKNVQVLRDQCHKRDVKMMAVTKVFCADHKLVKILNEEKVDYIADSRIQNLKEISTDIPKVLLRIPSHGEIEDVIQYSDISLNSELSTIELLNSESHKYGTKHGIILMIDLGDLREGIFDENEVYNVVKRVLELPHIELRGIGTNLTCYGGVIPSIDNMNQLLKYKQNIEEKFDISLEIVSGGNSSSIDMLLEDKIPSGINNLRLGESLVLGRETAYGNYIDGTYNDVFCLEADIIELKVKPTVPIGQIGMDAFGKVPTFEDKGNRLRAILAVGKQDVDHRELIPFDTIKPIGSSSDHIIVDATEGHNIYEVGGMMLFRLTYSSILSLMTSKYVTRYYDE; encoded by the coding sequence ATGTATCCAAGTATTATCATTGATTTAAAAAAGTTCCGAAAAAATGTACAAGTTTTACGTGATCAATGTCATAAAAGAGATGTAAAAATGATGGCAGTGACCAAGGTTTTTTGTGCTGACCACAAACTCGTAAAAATTCTTAATGAAGAAAAAGTAGACTATATCGCTGACTCAAGAATTCAAAATTTAAAAGAGATTTCAACTGATATTCCCAAGGTTTTATTGCGGATTCCAAGTCACGGAGAAATCGAAGATGTGATTCAATATTCAGATATTTCTTTGAACTCTGAGCTATCAACAATTGAGTTATTAAACTCAGAATCACATAAATATGGTACAAAACATGGTATTATACTAATGATTGACCTGGGTGATTTAAGAGAAGGTATTTTCGATGAAAATGAGGTATATAATGTAGTTAAACGTGTATTAGAACTACCTCATATTGAACTACGGGGTATCGGAACTAACCTCACTTGCTATGGTGGTGTCATACCATCGATTGATAACATGAATCAGCTTCTTAAATACAAACAAAATATTGAAGAAAAATTCGATATTTCACTCGAAATTGTAAGTGGAGGAAACTCTTCAAGTATCGATATGCTACTAGAGGATAAGATACCATCAGGAATTAACAACCTTAGATTAGGAGAAAGCCTTGTATTAGGACGAGAAACAGCATATGGAAATTATATTGATGGCACCTACAATGATGTATTCTGTCTCGAAGCTGATATCATTGAGCTTAAGGTTAAACCTACCGTTCCGATAGGTCAGATAGGTATGGACGCCTTCGGAAAGGTACCAACATTTGAGGATAAAGGTAATCGACTTAGAGCTATCTTAGCGGTAGGTAAACAGGATGTAGATCATCGTGAACTGATACCGTTTGATACTATCAAACCGATAGGGTCTAGTAGTGATCATATCATTGTTGATGCTACTGAAGGGCATAATATATACGAAGTTGGTGGCATGATGCTATTTCGATTGACCTATAGTTCAATATTAAGCTTAATGACATCAAAATACGTGACGAGGTACTATGATGAATAG
- the arcC gene encoding carbamate kinase, with translation MSRYVVSLGGNALGKNAEEQKQLLRQVAKPIVELIKAGHEVVIAHGNGPQVGMINLAFSESSSTPNMPFPECGAMSQGYIGFHMQNAIGNELHKQGIEQSIAALVTQVIVDKDDEAFDNPRKPIGSFYTKEKADQLSETMGYTMVEDAGRGYRRVVPSPMPIDVKEKEMVKTLLHDGHIVITVGGGGIPVIKQDGLLHGVAAVIDKDNASEKLAELIDADYLVILTAVDNVYIHFGTEKQEALHHVTTTRLQKLIEEGHFAPGSMLPKIKATTRFTSSGKTAIIASLNNAKEAFELKAGTIITQ, from the coding sequence ATGAGTAGATACGTTGTTAGTCTGGGTGGTAATGCATTAGGTAAAAACGCCGAAGAACAAAAACAACTTCTAAGGCAAGTCGCAAAACCGATTGTCGAATTAATCAAAGCTGGACACGAAGTCGTCATTGCCCATGGCAATGGACCACAAGTAGGGATGATTAATCTCGCCTTTAGCGAAAGTTCCTCAACCCCCAACATGCCCTTCCCCGAATGTGGGGCAATGAGCCAAGGTTATATTGGCTTTCACATGCAAAATGCGATTGGGAACGAACTACACAAACAAGGAATTGAACAATCTATTGCGGCACTTGTTACGCAAGTAATCGTTGATAAAGACGATGAAGCATTTGATAACCCCCGTAAACCCATCGGTAGTTTTTATACCAAAGAAAAAGCTGATCAACTATCGGAAACCATGGGCTATACGATGGTTGAAGATGCTGGTCGGGGATATCGACGCGTTGTCCCAAGTCCCATGCCGATTGACGTCAAGGAAAAGGAAATGGTAAAAACCTTACTCCATGATGGACACATCGTCATTACCGTCGGTGGAGGAGGCATCCCTGTTATCAAACAAGATGGATTACTCCACGGTGTTGCTGCTGTTATTGATAAAGATAATGCTAGTGAGAAACTTGCGGAACTTATTGATGCCGATTACCTTGTAATCTTGACTGCTGTTGACAATGTCTACATCCATTTTGGAACAGAGAAACAAGAAGCCCTTCATCACGTTACAACGACACGTCTACAAAAACTGATCGAAGAAGGGCATTTCGCACCGGGTAGTATGCTACCAAAAATCAAAGCGACAACGCGCTTTACTTCGAGTGGTAAAACCGCAATCATCGCATCTTTGAACAATGCGAAAGAAGCCTTCGAATTGAAGGCAGGAACAATTATCACACAATAA
- the oraE gene encoding D-ornithine 4,5-aminomutase subunit OraE, whose protein sequence is MNLKPNEKLNIHEILKDLRHYQPQKRGWVWRDQTPQQIRDFTYVQASPSLQNYVPLPSARHLGNIDPQPSEVITTEIASGRFEDDIRRMRMAAYHGADHIMVIRTAGQSHFDGLLEGTPQGIGGIPITRKQVRAQRRALDIIEEEVGRPINYHSYVSGVAGPEIALLFAEEGVNGAHQDPQYNILYRNINMVRSFVDAAESKQIMAYASMAQIDGAHNANATARDAWKVMPELLVQHIINSKFSEKVGIKKENICLSTVPPAASPTPDLKLNLPYAVALREFLGDYKMRAQMNTKYMDSSTREATVTHVLNLLITRLTSADIQSTITPDEGRNVPWHIYNIEALDTAKQALIGMDDLLSMVNLKNDGYLQDKKREIQERAILMMEEIIEMGGYFNAVEAGMFVDSGEYPQRNGDGISREINGGVGNGTVIERDQDYMAPVTAHYGYNNIAQYDKNAIDDPSSLIDGCTLEHPEMIQFIDELDETDNVYLRLEKSEKYRTGGLLRPEVQWLGDGTVTVDLFFATDERTAEAAALVTGEKMNLTDVEVIHKEVLHPSEGTRIQIKGTFNVDIKIDELELPEVVEAHSEEDIIQYIKDHPINVVAGTAGNDEHSVGIREVLDIKHGGIEKYGMKYTYLGTSVPIEKFVDAAIETRSQVIMMSTIISHDDVHYKNMKKLHNYAVEKGVRDQLILIAGGTQVTPEIARNSHMDQGFGRGTKGIHIASFIINKHKDMMNED, encoded by the coding sequence ATGAACTTAAAACCGAATGAAAAGCTAAATATTCATGAAATCTTGAAGGATTTACGGCACTATCAACCACAAAAACGTGGATGGGTATGGCGCGACCAAACACCACAACAAATTCGAGACTTTACTTATGTCCAAGCAAGCCCATCGCTTCAAAATTATGTACCTTTACCCAGTGCGAGACATCTCGGAAATATCGATCCACAACCATCCGAAGTTATCACAACAGAAATAGCATCTGGACGATTTGAAGATGACATTCGTCGGATGCGTATGGCTGCCTATCATGGTGCTGATCACATTATGGTAATCCGTACTGCAGGGCAATCACACTTCGATGGGTTACTCGAAGGTACACCACAAGGTATTGGTGGTATTCCAATAACAAGAAAACAAGTTAGAGCCCAGCGCAGAGCATTAGATATCATCGAGGAGGAAGTCGGAAGACCGATAAACTATCATAGTTATGTGTCTGGTGTAGCAGGACCTGAAATCGCTTTGTTATTTGCTGAAGAGGGTGTAAATGGTGCTCATCAAGACCCTCAATATAACATATTATACCGCAATATCAACATGGTACGTAGTTTTGTTGATGCTGCAGAGAGCAAACAGATTATGGCTTACGCCTCGATGGCTCAAATCGATGGGGCGCATAACGCAAATGCAACTGCAAGAGATGCTTGGAAAGTCATGCCTGAATTATTAGTGCAGCATATCATTAATTCTAAATTCAGTGAAAAAGTTGGAATTAAAAAAGAGAATATTTGTCTCTCGACCGTACCTCCGGCAGCATCCCCAACACCGGATTTAAAATTGAATCTACCATATGCCGTTGCACTTAGAGAATTTTTAGGGGATTACAAGATGCGAGCACAGATGAATACCAAATATATGGATTCATCGACACGTGAAGCAACCGTAACTCATGTTTTGAACTTGTTAATTACTCGATTGACAAGCGCAGATATCCAATCTACAATCACCCCGGATGAAGGACGTAATGTTCCGTGGCATATTTACAACATCGAAGCACTCGATACCGCCAAACAAGCCCTCATTGGAATGGATGATTTACTAAGTATGGTCAATCTTAAAAATGACGGTTACTTACAAGATAAAAAACGTGAGATTCAAGAGCGCGCCATCCTGATGATGGAAGAGATTATTGAGATGGGAGGATACTTCAATGCTGTAGAAGCTGGTATGTTTGTTGATAGTGGTGAATATCCCCAACGCAATGGTGATGGAATCTCTCGTGAAATCAATGGTGGGGTAGGTAACGGTACTGTTATTGAACGGGATCAAGACTATATGGCACCTGTGACTGCACATTATGGATACAATAATATTGCGCAGTATGATAAAAATGCAATTGATGATCCCAGTTCTTTAATTGACGGATGCACCTTGGAACATCCAGAAATGATCCAATTTATTGATGAACTAGATGAAACAGACAATGTCTATCTACGCCTTGAGAAGAGTGAAAAATACCGTACTGGAGGTCTTTTACGACCTGAAGTACAGTGGTTGGGTGATGGTACAGTTACCGTGGATTTATTCTTTGCAACCGATGAACGAACAGCCGAGGCTGCTGCACTTGTAACAGGTGAAAAGATGAACTTAACCGATGTTGAGGTAATCCATAAAGAAGTTCTGCATCCTTCAGAAGGTACCCGAATCCAGATTAAGGGAACATTTAATGTTGATATTAAAATAGACGAACTCGAATTACCGGAAGTCGTTGAAGCACATTCTGAAGAGGATATTATACAGTATATCAAAGATCATCCTATCAACGTTGTTGCTGGTACAGCTGGTAATGATGAACACAGTGTGGGTATTCGAGAAGTACTCGATATTAAACATGGTGGCATCGAAAAATACGGGATGAAGTACACTTATTTAGGAACTAGTGTACCAATCGAAAAATTTGTCGACGCTGCGATTGAAACACGTTCTCAAGTCATTATGATGTCCACCATTATATCGCATGATGATGTCCATTATAAAAATATGAAAAAACTGCATAACTACGCTGTTGAAAAGGGTGTACGTGATCAGTTAATCTTAATCGCAGGAGGGACTCAGGTAACTCCTGAAATTGCACGAAACAGTCATATGGACCAAGGATTTGGTCGTGGCACAAAAGGTATTCATATAGCAAGTTTTATCATTAATAAACACAAGGATATGATGAATGAAGATTGA
- the ortB gene encoding 2-amino-4-oxopentanoate thiolase subunit OrtB, whose product MNNTYDELMKRRNDIMKASVGIDYNDYEQEGIAFDYEAMMRDQGYDIATIQKIQQEHMVGNTPLVELKNITKYARKYAKPGYGARIFLKDEAANLSGSFKARRAALAIHQAKKLGYKGVIAATSGNYGAAVAALAAKEGLHCIIIQEAFDSKNMAQPEILEKARKCEAFGAEVIQCSVGPELFYMFLKLLDETGYFNASLYSPYGVNGIETLGVEIASEIKEQVGKYPEAVVVTNAGGGNLTGTARGLKKAGATSTKVIGASVNLYGLHMASDYDFNRKSFTTGHTGFGIPFATYPDRSDVPRSAARPLRYMDRYVMVNQGTVFFLTEALAQLEGMERGPAGNTSLAAAFCLAQEMKEDEIIVVQETEYTGAGKHILPQLSFAKKNGIEILFGDPTKEIPGTNIIFPKDGSFIRYQEIRLEDLHKTYLKRYKDQSLSELELQYLADELRLDITQIQTLLQ is encoded by the coding sequence ATGAATAACACCTATGATGAATTAATGAAGCGTCGCAATGACATTATGAAAGCCAGTGTCGGTATTGATTATAACGACTACGAACAAGAAGGGATTGCCTTTGACTATGAAGCAATGATGCGTGATCAAGGCTATGACATTGCAACGATTCAAAAAATTCAACAGGAACACATGGTTGGCAACACACCGTTAGTCGAGTTGAAAAACATTACAAAGTATGCTCGTAAATACGCCAAACCAGGATATGGTGCCCGTATTTTTTTGAAGGATGAAGCCGCCAATTTAAGCGGTAGCTTTAAGGCACGTCGTGCCGCATTAGCGATTCACCAAGCAAAAAAACTAGGATACAAAGGTGTTATTGCTGCGACAAGTGGAAACTACGGTGCCGCCGTAGCTGCATTGGCAGCCAAAGAAGGACTCCATTGCATCATTATCCAAGAAGCGTTTGATTCCAAGAATATGGCTCAACCAGAAATCCTTGAGAAAGCACGAAAATGTGAAGCCTTTGGAGCAGAAGTGATCCAATGCTCCGTCGGTCCGGAACTCTTTTATATGTTCTTAAAGTTATTGGATGAAACAGGATATTTTAATGCATCACTCTATTCTCCGTATGGCGTTAATGGAATTGAAACATTGGGTGTTGAAATTGCATCTGAAATCAAAGAACAAGTCGGTAAATACCCCGAAGCTGTTGTTGTCACTAATGCTGGTGGTGGAAATCTTACCGGTACCGCACGAGGCCTTAAAAAGGCCGGCGCAACATCTACTAAAGTAATCGGGGCAAGTGTGAACTTGTACGGTCTACATATGGCCAGTGATTATGATTTTAATCGAAAATCATTTACCACAGGACACACCGGTTTTGGAATCCCATTTGCAACCTATCCAGATCGTAGCGATGTACCACGTAGTGCTGCTCGCCCGTTGCGTTATATGGACCGCTATGTCATGGTTAATCAAGGCACCGTATTCTTTTTAACAGAGGCGTTAGCCCAATTAGAAGGTATGGAACGAGGACCTGCTGGAAACACATCCCTAGCAGCTGCATTTTGCCTTGCACAGGAAATGAAAGAGGATGAAATCATTGTGGTTCAAGAAACCGAATATACCGGAGCTGGAAAACACATTCTACCACAATTATCATTTGCGAAGAAAAATGGTATTGAGATCCTGTTTGGAGATCCAACTAAAGAAATCCCTGGGACCAATATTATCTTTCCAAAGGATGGTTCGTTCATTCGTTATCAAGAAATTCGATTAGAAGACTTACATAAAACCTATTTAAAACGTTACAAAGATCAATCATTGAGCGAATTAGAACTGCAATATCTAGCAGATGAACTACGCTTAGATATCACACAAATACAAACATTACTACAATAG
- the arcA gene encoding arginine deiminase, giving the protein MKLQVFSEIGRLKTVLLHRPGKELENLTPDLLEKLLFDDIPYLKVAQEEHDAFAQTLRDNGVEVLYIKDLVIEALDNHPEVRQHFINQFIEESNILSNTVKNGIYKYLIKMDNYELVSTMIEGIRTHDIEVDTSFSILDMLESEYPFYADPLPNLLFQRDPFATIGNGLAINNMMTDARTRETLFSEYIFAYHPRFENATIPCYKKRTTRWKSEGGDVLVLSPSTLAIGISKRTDPRAIESLARELFHKDASFTTILAFNIPKSRAFMHLDTVFTQVDHGTFTIHPGIMKELTIFEITKNGKKDIRVEKVVTTLEHILEKHLQRPIKLINIGGNDLITAGREQWNDGANTLAIAPGVVIVYSRNHVTNELLRKEGIKVLEIPSSELSRGRGGPRCMSMPLFREEIKE; this is encoded by the coding sequence ATGAAACTACAAGTATTTTCAGAAATAGGACGTTTAAAAACAGTTCTATTACACAGGCCGGGGAAGGAACTAGAAAATCTGACTCCTGATTTACTCGAGAAGTTACTGTTTGATGATATTCCGTATTTAAAGGTAGCTCAAGAAGAACACGATGCCTTTGCACAAACATTGCGTGATAACGGTGTTGAAGTATTGTATATCAAGGATTTGGTTATTGAAGCATTGGATAATCATCCAGAAGTACGCCAGCACTTTATTAATCAATTTATCGAGGAATCCAATATCCTATCAAATACCGTAAAAAATGGTATTTATAAGTACTTAATTAAAATGGATAACTATGAGTTGGTCTCAACAATGATCGAAGGAATTCGCACTCATGATATTGAAGTTGATACTAGTTTTTCCATTTTGGATATGTTGGAAAGTGAGTATCCCTTCTATGCCGATCCTCTCCCGAATTTATTGTTCCAACGAGATCCTTTTGCAACCATTGGGAACGGGCTTGCTATCAATAACATGATGACCGATGCTCGGACAAGGGAAACCCTCTTTAGCGAGTATATTTTTGCCTATCATCCTCGTTTTGAAAATGCTACAATCCCCTGTTATAAGAAGAGAACTACGAGGTGGAAAAGCGAAGGGGGAGATGTCTTAGTTCTAAGTCCATCCACCCTGGCTATCGGTATTAGTAAACGAACCGATCCTCGGGCCATTGAATCACTGGCTCGCGAGTTGTTTCATAAAGATGCGTCGTTTACGACAATCTTGGCATTTAACATACCGAAATCTCGGGCGTTCATGCACCTTGATACCGTGTTTACCCAAGTCGATCATGGTACGTTTACCATTCACCCCGGGATTATGAAAGAGTTAACCATTTTTGAAATCACGAAGAACGGGAAGAAAGACATCCGTGTCGAAAAAGTCGTCACAACCTTGGAACATATATTGGAAAAACACTTACAGCGACCGATAAAACTAATCAATATTGGTGGAAACGATTTGATTACCGCAGGACGCGAACAATGGAATGATGGTGCCAACACACTCGCCATCGCACCGGGTGTTGTTATTGTTTATTCACGAAATCACGTAACCAATGAACTTCTTCGTAAAGAAGGGATTAAAGTACTAGAAATTCCATCCAGTGAATTATCACGAGGAAGAGGGGGACCTCGCTGTATGTCCATGCCCCTCTTCCGTGAAGAAATAAAAGAATAA